AGTTCTTCGGGACGCGCCCGTTCAGCGCCGTCAACAAGGCCCTCGTCGACGCCGGCCGCGCCGAGATCGACTGGGCCTGACCGTTCGTCTCACCCGCGCGGGGGAGCGGTGCGCCCGTCCTCCCTCCGCGGCGGGAGGCGCGGGGCGGGCGGCCCGGTGGATCGTCGGTCCATGACCGTTTCAGTTCACCGGCCCGCCGAGCGGCCGCGCGTCGCGCACGCCGGCCCCGGGCGCGCCCGCCTGGCCGTCTGCGCGGCGACGATCGCCGCGTGCGCCCCCTACCTCACCATCAAGATCGCGTGGCTGTCGGGCAGCACGGTCGGCTGGAACGACGCCGCCGCGGCCGAGGACTCCGCGCTGTACGTGGGCAACGCGATCACGCTCGCCATGGACGCGGCGGCCGTGCTGGTGGCGGCGGCGTTCACCTTCCGCTGGGGCCGCCGGATCCCGGCGTGGCTGGTGCTGGCGCCGATCTGGATCGCGGTGGGGCTGCTCGCGCCGATCGTCCTCGCCGTCCCGCTCGGCACGCTCCTGCAGACGTTCTTCTCATCCGAGCCGCTCATGGGCGACGAGAACGCCCTCCAGGGCTGGGTGTACGGCGTCGTCTACACGGGCTTCACCCTGCAGGGCATCGGGTTGCTGACGGCGTTCGTCCTGTACGCGCGCGAAAGGTGGCCGCGGACGTTCGAGATCCGCACCGCGAGCGTCCCCAAGGGGCCGACCCACTCGCTGCAGGTGCTCCTGGCGCGCGTGGCGGTCGCTCCGGCCGCGGTCTTCGCGGCCGTGCAGCTCTTCTGGGCGTCCGGAGGGACGGCGGGCCTCCACGGGGGCGAGGCCACGGACCGGAACCTGGCCCAGCAGCTGGCCGACGGTGCGGAGGGCCTGCTCGCGGTCGCCGCCGCGGCGGCGCTGGTGCTGATCGTCCGGCGCGCGGGCCGTCCCGGCCGGTTCGCGGTGCCGCTCGCCGCCGCCTGGGCCGGCTCCGGCACCATGTTCGCGGCGTCCCTGTACGGGCTGCTCGTGGTGCTCGGCCGGCCGGGCTTCCTGGCGCCGGACACCGCGTCCGCCACGGGCCTCGTCGCCCTCGCCGGGGTGCTCGCCGGGCTCGTCACCGGCCTGACCGGCGCGTTCCTGCTGGCCGAGAACCAGAGCGCCCTGGCCGGGGGTCAGAGCGCCAGGCCGACCGCCAGCAGCACTCCGTAGGCGATCTGGAGCCGGCCGGTCTCGCCGAGCACCGGGATCAGGGCGGGACCGGCCGCGCCGTTCAGCACCTTCTGCGTCGGCGGCAGCGACAGCGGCGCCGCGAGCAGCGCGAGCAGCGCCCACGGGTGCGGCGCCGCCAGGGCCAGGGCGAACATGAACGGCAGCGCGGTGCACGCCGCGTACAGGATCCGGGTCCAGCGGTCGCCCAGCACGACGGCGAGCGTCCGCTTGCCCGACTCCCGGTCGGTGGGGATGTCGCGCAGGTTGTTGGCGACGAGCATCCCGCACGCCAGCAGCCCGATCGGGACCGCCGCCGCCCACGCCTCCCACGGCAGCTCCTCGATCTGGACGTAGGTCGTCCCGACGACGGCGACGAGGCCGAAGAAGACGAACACCGAGACCTCGCCCAGCGCGCGGTACCCGTACGGCGTCTTGCCGCCCGTGTAGAACCAGGCGGCGAGGATCGCGAACGCGCCGACGAGCAGCAGCCACCACGTCGTCACGGCGGCCAGGACGAGCCCGGCGACGGCGGCGACCAGGAAGCAGCCGAGCGCGGCGGCCAGCACCTGCTTGGGCGGTGCGGCCTTCGACCCGACGAGCCGCAGCGGGCCCACGCGGTCCTCGTCGGTGCCGCGGATGCCGTCGCTGTAGTCGTTGGAGTAGTTCACCCCGATCTGCAGCACGAGGGCGACGACGGCGGCGAGGACGCCGCGCCACCAGACGGGGTCGCCCTCGCCCACGGCGACGCCGGTGCCGACGACGACGGGAACGAGGGACGCGGGCAGGGTGCGGGGCCGGGATCCGGCGACCCATTGGGAGAGCGTGGCCACAGTCACCGCTTGTTCTCGTGGGACGACAGGGGGTCTAGCGCTTCGATTCTTCCCGATGAAGATCAGTGCTCGGGCGCAGCCGCAGCGCGGCCCCGAGCCCGAGGGCGAGGATCGCCGCGGTGGTCAGGGCCGCGTTCCTGGTCGCGACGGCGAGGCTGGCGTCCGCGGCGTGCGCCTCGGCCGCCAGCCCGGGCGTGTCGTGAAGATCACGTCCGGAGGTCCCGGCGCTGTGGCGCAGGTCGTGGGCGACGGCCGCCCGCCGCTCCGGGCTCAGCGACGAGCCCGCCAGCCGGTCGGTCATCGTGTGCCCGAGGCTCGTCGCGAACACCGTCCCGATCGCGGCGATGCCGAGCGCCGCGCCGACCTGCCGGGCCGTCGACTGCGTGCCGGACGCCTGGCCCGACTGCGCCGGCGGGACGTCCGCGAGCGAGACGTTCGCCAGCTGCGCCGACGTCAGCCCGAGGCCCAGCCCGTACAGCAGCATCCACGGCGCGAGTCCGAGCCCGCCGGTCGTCGCGGAGACGGTGAGGGCCAGTCCGAGGACCGCGGCGACCTCCATGACCATGCCGATCTGCACGACCCGGTGGGGGCCGCGCCGGTCGGCGAGCCTGCCCGCGCCGCCGCCGGACACGAACGCGCCGACGGCGAGCGGCAGGATCGCCAGGCTGATCTGCAGCGGGTTCGTGCCGTGGACGCCCAGCAGGAACAGCGGCAGCACGAACAGCAGCCCGAGCTCGCCGACGTTGACCAGTGCCGAGGTCAGGTTGCCGCGCCGGAAGTTCGGGATGCGGAACAGCGCGAGGTCGAGCATCACCGGCCGTCCGGCCGCCGTCCGGGACCGCTCGACCACGACCAGCGCCGCGAGCAGCACCGCGCCGAACGCCAGGACCACGGGGACGGGGGAGAGGGCGGTCTCCGGCCAGCGGAACCCGCCGGCCGTGAACGGGCGCGTCGCCGCCCACCAGCCGTACGTCTGCCCCTCGATGATCCCCCAGACCAGGGCGCCGAGGCCGAGGGCGGCCAGCGCGCCTCCCACCCAGTCGATCTCGCGCCGCACGCCGCCCGGCACGGGCGAGCGCGTCTCGGGCATGAACCGGAGCGCCCCGGCGATCAGGACGGCGCCGAGCGGCAGGTTCACCCCGAACGCCCACCGCCAGCCGCCGCCGGTGGCCAGGGCCCCGCCCACGAGGGGCCCGAGCGCCGCCATGCCGCTGATCATCGAGCCCCAGATGCCGAAGGCGACGGCCCGGTCCCGCCCGGTGAACACCGCGTTCACCGTGGACAGCGTCGCCGGCATGAGCATCGAGGCCCCGATGCCCTGCAGCGCCCGCGCGCCGATCAGGGCCGCGCCGCCGGGGGCCAGCGCGGCGGCGAGGCTGGCCGCCGCGAACACCGCCACCCCGAGCACGAACATCCGGCGGCGCCCGACCAGGTCGCCCGCCCGCCCGAACGGGATGAGCAGCGCGGCGAACACCAGCGAGTAGACCGAGGTCGCCCACTCCGCGCCCGAGGTCGAAAGGTTCAGGTCGGAGACGATGCGGGGCAGCAGCACGCCCACGATCGTGGCGTCCACCACCACCAGGGAGACGCCGAGGCTCATCACGACCAGGCCGAGCCGGCGATGCCGGGCGGAGGGCGCCGGTGCGGAGGCACGGGGCGGCGTCAGGGAAGTGGACTCGGGCACGACCTCCAAGATATGGCCGGATCGCCTGTGCGCCTCACCGACCCCTGGCTAGGGGGCCGCCCCGTCAGGCGGGGCGCTGATGTCGGTGTGCAGCCGGATCTGCCGGACGGGCTCGCCCATGTCGAGCGTCCGGGCCGTCCCGTCGGGCGCCCACCCGGCCGAGCCGAGGAACGTCCGCGTCACCTCGTCGCCTTCGAACACCCAGGAGACCAGGGTCGTGAAGCCGTCCTCGCGGAGCAGGTCGACGGTGGCGGCGAGCAGGCGGCTGCCGTGGCCGGCCCGCGTGTGC
The sequence above is a segment of the Actinomadura coerulea genome. Coding sequences within it:
- a CDS encoding MFS transporter; the protein is MPESTSLTPPRASAPAPSARHRRLGLVVMSLGVSLVVVDATIVGVLLPRIVSDLNLSTSGAEWATSVYSLVFAALLIPFGRAGDLVGRRRMFVLGVAVFAAASLAAALAPGGAALIGARALQGIGASMLMPATLSTVNAVFTGRDRAVAFGIWGSMISGMAALGPLVGGALATGGGWRWAFGVNLPLGAVLIAGALRFMPETRSPVPGGVRREIDWVGGALAALGLGALVWGIIEGQTYGWWAATRPFTAGGFRWPETALSPVPVVLAFGAVLLAALVVVERSRTAAGRPVMLDLALFRIPNFRRGNLTSALVNVGELGLLFVLPLFLLGVHGTNPLQISLAILPLAVGAFVSGGGAGRLADRRGPHRVVQIGMVMEVAAVLGLALTVSATTGGLGLAPWMLLYGLGLGLTSAQLANVSLADVPPAQSGQASGTQSTARQVGAALGIAAIGTVFATSLGHTMTDRLAGSSLSPERRAAVAHDLRHSAGTSGRDLHDTPGLAAEAHAADASLAVATRNAALTTAAILALGLGAALRLRPSTDLHREESKR
- a CDS encoding 1,4-dihydroxy-2-naphthoate polyprenyltransferase encodes the protein MATLSQWVAGSRPRTLPASLVPVVVGTGVAVGEGDPVWWRGVLAAVVALVLQIGVNYSNDYSDGIRGTDEDRVGPLRLVGSKAAPPKQVLAAALGCFLVAAVAGLVLAAVTTWWLLLVGAFAILAAWFYTGGKTPYGYRALGEVSVFVFFGLVAVVGTTYVQIEELPWEAWAAAVPIGLLACGMLVANNLRDIPTDRESGKRTLAVVLGDRWTRILYAACTALPFMFALALAAPHPWALLALLAAPLSLPPTQKVLNGAAGPALIPVLGETGRLQIAYGVLLAVGLAL